CAGGAATGTCTGCCACGTTTTCCCGCGAACAACGTTTTTGCACGGTGGATCGATGCCGAGGGAATAGAATTTTCCTTTTGTGGCGTCTTAATATGATGAATTGGAAATTAATTCTTGCATCAAAGACACTGTTTTCTGCCATGCCCAACATGACAACTATACTACAATCCTATTTAGCCGAGGATGAATAAAAACTACGTAGCTTTGCGTTCACTACTTTCAATAACTATTGAAATCTATGATACGTCTGTTTAATCAAGGTAACAGACATTTTTTCACGGAAGAGCAAGAGTTTCTAGAGACATAGTCGCGTACACGTGTACCTGCGCGGAAGCAatgtcatcaaaagaatgaggaAAACGGTCTTGCCAGCCATTCCAGCAAGCCAGGACACCACCAAAGGTGTATCTGCACCCTCGCTTTAAATTCGCGTTATCGTTCTATTTTTGTAATAGCCTCTATATACGTCCACTCTATACACGCTATTGTCTACCCTCAGACACGGGTTCTATTTATAATTTCATCTCCGTCGATCGTGAACGTGGTTAAGGGTCTCGGTTCCTTGGGAATCCCCTGAAAGTCAGCAGGGTTGGGACGCGCCAGCCAGCGGCGCTAGTTGACGCAACAGGGCATCGAATCACTTTTGGCACAATTCGCTGGTCCATTCTGAAGCGGACGCTGGGGCGAGGCGCGTTCGCTCATTCTGAAACAGGCGGCCATTGTGTCGCTCAAATTGGCACATCTCTGATTAGAAAATTACGCGGCCGTTTCATTGTTACGGCTGGACTTCGCGGCAACGCGCGTACGACGATGGAACGATCGCACTGAGATGTCAGAGAGAAACTTCCGCACGCGAAACTGATTCTGTCGACCGAGGCTGTTGGCCACCTCGTGACGTGAGTGTCTGTATGTTTTAAAAACAAGTGAAAGGTCCTCTTAACTTCGTGCAGTTTCGTGCAGAAGAAGAATTTAATTAATAATCGAGTCAAGTTTATTGGCCACTAATGGCCTGCAAGGTTCAACCAACTGAAACTCTGTGAGCCAAGGAAAATTCTTCGTCAAACCTTGTAACTGTTATAAACGATCCAATTATATATGCGATACTGATGTTATCTTCATATAATGTCATTGAatgcaattttttatttaaaagtaaAGTTGTTTTGCCTGCGCATGGAACTCGACAATCTTATCATCTCGCAACGTCGAgtctgaaaattttcactctggAGGTTGCTTCTCGTGATCTATAGGGGACGAAAATTGTATTCAAATAGAATTCCATCTTCGAAATCGATTTCGCGACAACCAGTAACTCTCTACTGGCAACGTCACGTAACCGAAGTCTCTGTAGACTCGAACGCGACCTAGAACGGTCAGTTGGCGAACAGTTGCGCAAGATGCAAATCATATCGAGATGTAAGGGATGTCCTAAGCGGTCGTAACGCACCGAACGCTTATTGATCTGCTCCTCTCCTCTTGCTGGAGAGAAGGGGGACCATGGGACCGAAACGATGCTCGCGGTCGCCGTGGATCGCGGGTACAATGGTGACCCCGACGGAGGTCTCCGTCTCGGACGACCtcgacactcgaaactgtgCCGAGGACACCAGGAAGACGCAAGAAGACTAACAGTCGCGTCTTTCGCTTGCACCCTTTGATGTCACTTAAAACGAACTTACTGTGGCTCGATGAAGCCTCTGGTACCTGATGAGCAGTGGAAGCTAGAGGAATTGTAATTAAAAGAAACGTTGATAGAGGAAAAAATGCTGGCGTTAGTAAAAGAGAACTGTGTCTCTTGTCTTCGATGTGAAATTTGTCACGCCTTTTTCCATTCTTTAAAGTTGTGAGAGCAGAAATTGGAAGATGTCTTTTTCATCGAAGTTTGCAGCATTTTTGCTGAATTGTGAGTGTGTGATATAGATAGAAGTAAAGTGATACGTTCTATGTTCAGCGATGGTGGTTTCGCGATAGTTTGCTACTTTGTAAATCTGTCTGTTCTAACGATACTGAAGTACGAAGATTATCACATTAATGCGTAAATAATACGCACTAATTGAGTATCTCGTTATTTCCACAAACTTCGATAATTTGATCTTAACCTACTTTATACTTCTTCAGCCACACAAAAAGTGCTCTATCTTCCCGTGGAACTAAACGGGAAACTTTCGACCGGTTCACTTGAAAGTCACTCGTAGTCGAATGAAAAACCGAACACCAACGAAGCCGCCATAAGAAGCCACcttagtctcgttttaatttccACAGAATTTCATTTCACAGTTCACGTCAGAACGAGGCGAATGAAACTTACCGTCCACGGGGACATTACCAAACGCGTTTTGTCACATCAATTTAATTTGTCCCACTACTCTTAAAACGATAACTAAATAAATGATTTACAAAAACAGTTACAACATGCGTCGCCGACGGCCACTGGTTCGCGAGGTATCCGAGAAAATCTCGTATCATCCGTACTCATGAAGCTAGCTTTACGACCGGCAACGAGAGACCCAGGACGCGTTTCACGTTCACACGAGCTGCGATCTTGATTTATGCAAGAACGAGCACGGTCGCGACAGCACGCGAAAGTTCACGTGAAACGTCGCTAAACGATCGGAGTAAACGGAATGATCGCGTTCTCAATGGCTTCCCTGGCTGGTCAACTGTGTTGCGACCTTGTTCGGGTATTTCCCGTACACCTTGCCGCTTCTGGTCACTTTGTAGTGAATTTGCTGGTTCTGGATCGTGAACGTCGAGCTGGTCACGTGCGGCCCGTCGCCTGTGCAGAGCCGTTTCACTTTCGTTCGAATCCCTGTGTGCCTGTGCTTCCGTGCGGGGTTCTCCGCGCGTATTCGATGGCGATGGTGCTTCGTCAGCGTCGCCGTGGACGAGGCTTTCGTGTTGGTCAATGGCAGGTGCCTGCGTCTCTTCAGCAGCCTCAACGGAGATACGGCTAGGATCGTTTTCGCGACTCTTCGTCGACAACGCCAGAGAACCAGAGCTGTGGCGAACCAAGCGAACCAGGGACCAGCTCTTGGACTGGGGGCCGGTTCTCTTGACCAGAGGAATAGCATCTGGAAATACGAAAGTGTTCGTAAGCTTGAAAGTGAGAGGGCGATGTGATTTATGCGCTCAGAGGTAACGCTATATCTATATGGACGCGTGAAGGCGAGGCTATTGTAAATCTAACATAATCTAACTTATTCGAGGAGCGATCCGAGATTCCGCGATGTGAGTTACATTATACTTTAGAAAAGGTATTTCAGTAGTATCAGCAGCAGACCTGGAAAAGCTGGCGGTGAGCCTGTTGAGACACAGGAACATGTTTCGTAATGGAGACCATTTATATGCGAGTTTCAAAGAAAATGGGAAAAAGATATTACCTTTCTAAACTATACTAATAATTCAATCTTTCGCAATTcagtttataaatatatatattctctCTACGAACGTTATAATCGCAAGAAAAATGGAATAAAACAGAGACAGACAATTTTTCTCCGTCCACTTCATTCATTACTTCGATCCATATACATGTCTGTTCATTAAAGCAGAAATCTGCTGGACCCGATCGATATCAGTCTCGCTAAATCAACTTCATTAACGCCATCGAAACCTTTCTTATTTCCCGGTGCGCGCGTGATAGGCGGGAAATCCGCATCGAACGCGCGAATCGACGCCAGCGTTCCCCGTTGGGAAAAATCATCCCCCCTCAATTAAGAAGAAGAGGGATTCGGGTCGAGCGCGTAGGCGTGCACGGGCGTTAATTGAAGTCGCGGGTTTATTCGAGCGATAACGAACCGAGGAGAGCGCCAGCCGGCCCGGATGCTATGGGGGAACATTTGCAGTTGACGGCTCGCAATTTTTCGTTAATCGCCGGTGCGCCAGAAGGCTGCACAGCAATTAGCGAATAAATTGCAGTCA
The window above is part of the Xylocopa sonorina isolate GNS202 chromosome 3, iyXylSono1_principal, whole genome shotgun sequence genome. Proteins encoded here:
- the LOC143422257 gene encoding uncharacterized protein LOC143422257 → MFRPVDRPLSFRQRASDWIYKMLFLWSREPAPSPRAGPWFAWFATALVLWRCRRRVAKTILAVSPLRLLKRRRHLPLTNTKASSTATLTKHHRHRIRAENPARKHRHTGIRTKVKRLCTGDGPHVTSSTFTIQNQQIHYKVTRSGKVYGKYPNKVATQLTSQGSH